GGGAGGAGAATATGCCTGGGGAAATCACGTTTCTTTCCTGGGTGTTTGCTCCCCTGGTGGTGGCtcagagagacaaaaggagacTGAAACAGTATAAAGAGCCAGGAGACAAGAAGGGAGCCCACTGCCCTTTCACTCCTTCCCCATCTTTTCTCCTGTTCCTCTGGCCAGCAGAGGACAGGGCTGAGTGTGTTTGTGCCGGCTCAAGGCTCACGCGGGCTGCTGGGGTCACATGGCCTGGGCATGTGCAGGCTGCTCCATTTCTACCACAACAACTCGCTCATAAACAGGCCGGCTGCTGCGGCAGTGGCGGCAGAGACATGTGCAAGCGAGGGGGTGGGGCACGTGGCCCTGCTCGAGCCAAGGGAAGGCGCTCGCTCAGCactgcctctcccctccccacactgGCGCTGCTCCGCCACAGGAAATTCCTAGTGCTCCTTTGCTGCTGCAAAACATGTTTTTGGGAAGTGACTTTCAATAAGGATGGAGTCAATggac
The sequence above is a segment of the Manis pentadactyla isolate mManPen7 chromosome 4, mManPen7.hap1, whole genome shotgun sequence genome. Coding sequences within it:
- the LOC130683575 gene encoding uncharacterized protein LOC130683575; this encodes MPGEITFLSWVFAPLVVAQRDKRRLKQYKEPGDKKGAHCPFTPSPSFLLFLWPAEDRAECVCAGSRLTRAAGVTWPGHVQAAPFLPQQLAHKQAGCCGSGGRDMCKRGGGARGPARAKGRRSLSTASPLPTLALLRHRKFLVLLCCCKTCFWEVTFNKDGVNGLFLKETGWIIRRRPTSAPACPIFLRSLDLLGWRTEQESRVPKSHQPRSPWQQGECVLRLERSPAAGRRGAAHEHPARGGLERWLGFLPEKSCEPAVLRSQNRGSIPASIPQLPEGKDWLQFGLLDSRPVVGKLQPERKTQPNACFCMCHKLEF